One Mycteria americana isolate JAX WOST 10 ecotype Jacksonville Zoo and Gardens chromosome 21, USCA_MyAme_1.0, whole genome shotgun sequence genomic region harbors:
- the ZC3H12A gene encoding endoribonuclease ZC3H12A, with the protein MSAGSVSSVPAWPEALPAARPPASRLGERMSARDPCESRCLGPGGLPGAELPEEAGSPGREPCDSAEMQLKVDFFRKLGYSSEEIHVVLQKLGLNADTNTVLGELVKHGPAERESTEAPPEAKEAPLVPRGGAANKTPGPVPAPEETESENLKPIVIDGSNVAMSHGNKEVFSCRGILLAVQWFWDRGHKDITVFVPSWRKEQPRPDVLITDQYILRDLEKKKILVFTPSRRVGGKRVVCYDDRFIVKLAHESDGIVVSNDTYRDLQNERPEWKKFIEERLLMYSFVNDKFMPPDDPLGRHGPSLDNFLRKKPVVPEHKKQQCPYGKKCTYGIKCKFYHPERINQPQRSLADELRANARLSPTRSTSAKEEKKGKRGSQAELLCSVPTESDKSSLQKVSAERKSLTHKAKPSDVPLQVKGCVSGSVPPNSGSHRSSDRYQQPHMDSLSYISQEHLDSGIGSLENQLSDMWPYRSTSHCDHSHADQVAVCTCGRQRPVYPHSPSLEQNGLVSYKHGSHKSSSSGASFLQYSPDISHSGPPHSFSGYGVPVHPANAGQYSLPNEYNAPPPHSREYWSEPYQMPPPQVRSTSVRDPRSVQRAPGPTYGDSCQWAVSDQFAEERANVHVKLCGIFHPHLVDAVMSRFPRLLDPQRLAAEILTYKSQNPGI; encoded by the exons ATGAGCGCGGGCAGCGTCTCCTCCGTCCCGGCCTGGCCTGAGGCGCTGCCGGCCGCCAGGCCGCCGGCGTCCCGGCTCGGAGAGAGGATGAGCGCCAGAGACCCGTGCGAGAGCCGCTGCCTCGGCCCCGGCGGCCTGCCCGGCGCGGAGCTGCCCGAGGAGGCAGGGAGCCCCGGGCGGGAGCCCTGCGACAGCGCCGAGATGCAGCTGAAGGTGGACTTCTTCCGCAAGCTGGGCTACTCCTCGGAGGAGATCCACGTCGTGCTGCAGAAGCTCGGCCTGAACGCCGACACCAACACCGTGCTGGGGGAGCTGGTGAAGCACGGCCCGGCCGAGCGGGAGAGCACCGAGGCCCCGCCGGAGGCCAAGGAGGCCCCGCTGGTCCCGCGGGGGGGGGCCGCCAACAAGACCCCCGGGCCCGTGCCGGCCCCGGAGGAGACGGAGAGCGAGAACCTGAAGCCCATTGTTATCGATGGCAGCAACGTGGCCATGAG CCATGGAAATAAAGAAGTGTTCTCCTGCCGAGGTATCCTTCTGGCTGTCCAGTGGTTTTGGGACAGGGGACACAAGGATATTACAGTCTTTGTGCCATCttggaggaaggagcagccacGACCAGATGTACTTATAACAG ACCAGTACATTCTCCGTGaccttgaaaagaagaaaattctggtCTTCACTCCTTCCAGGCGGGTTGGAGGCAAGCGTGTTGTCTGTTATGATGATCGATTCATTGTGAAACTGGCACATGAGTCTGATGGCATTGTGGTTTCTAATGATACTTATCGGGACCTGCAGAACGAGCGTCCTGAGTGGAAGAAATTCATTGAGGAGCGTCTGCTGATGTATTCCTTTGTTAATGACAA gtttaTGCCTCCAGATGATCCCTTAGGGCGACATGGCCCCAGCCTGGATAACTTTCTCAGAAAGAAACCTGTGGTGCCAGAACACAAGAAACAGCAGTGCCCTTATG GGAAGAAGTGCACTTATGGAATTAAGTGTAAATTCTATCACCCTGAAAGGATCAATCAGCCCCAGCGCTCATTAGCTGATGAACTCCGAGCCAATGCAAGGCTGTCTCCTACCAGAAGTACCAGTgccaaggaggagaaaaagggcaaaagaggttcccaggcagagctcttgtgctctgtgCCCACAGAGAGTGATAAAAGCTCTTTGCAGAAGGtctctgcagagaggaaaagcttgACCCACAAAGCAAAGCCCAGCGATGTTCCGCTTCAGGTCAAAGGCTGTGTGTCAGGCAGTGTCCCTCCTAATAGTGGGAGCCACAGGTCCTCTGACAGGTACCAGCAGCCTCATATGGACTCTCTATCTTACATCTCTCAGGAGCATCTCGACTCGGGCATTGGGTCTTTGGAGAACCAACTGTCTGACATGTGGCCTTACAGATCTACCAGTCACTGTGATCATTCCCATGCTGATCAGGTGGCAGTCTGCACCTGTGGTAGGCAGAGACCTGTCTACCCACATTCTCCCAGCTTAGAGCAAAATGGTCTGGTCTCTTACAAGCATGGTTCCCATAAATCTTCTTCCTCTGGTGCTAGCTTCTTGCAGTATAGCCCTGACATCTCTCACTCAGGACCACCTCACTCTTTCTCAGGCTATGGAGTACCTGTACACCCAGCGAATGCTGGGCAATACAGTCTGCCCAATGAGTATAATGCCCCTCCACCCCATTCTCGCGAGTACTGGTCTGAACCATACCAGATGCCACCTCCTCAAGTGAGATCTACCAGTGTGCGAGATCCTCGTTCAGTACAGAGAGCCCCAGGGCCAACATATGGGGACTCCTGCCAGTGGGCTGTCTCTGACCAGTTCGCAGAGGAGCGGGCCAATGTGCATGTCAAGCTGTGTGGCATATTCCATCCCCATTTAGTTGATGCTGTGATGAGCCGTTTCCCTCGGCTTCTGGATCCCCAAAGGCTAGCTGCAGAGATACTAACATACAAGTCTCAGAACCCAGGTATATGA